In Desulfoplanes formicivorans, a single genomic region encodes these proteins:
- a CDS encoding DUF3124 domain-containing protein, which translates to MLNVLFRSLFLCCLTLCITSSPARAEDALVTGGTVYVPIYSNIYHGPKARPFELMAILSIRNTDLQGSIRIVQADYHDSHGKLIKRHVGKNLILPPLGSADYTVPEQDKTGGAGANFIVTWESDQPVNEPIIQSLMISTRSSLGISFICPGKTIHVSP; encoded by the coding sequence ATGCTCAACGTCTTGTTTCGATCACTTTTCCTGTGCTGCCTGACCCTTTGCATCACGAGTTCCCCTGCCCGGGCAGAGGACGCACTGGTCACCGGCGGCACCGTCTACGTCCCCATCTATTCGAACATCTACCACGGCCCCAAGGCCCGTCCCTTCGAGCTTATGGCCATCCTGAGCATTCGCAACACCGATCTCCAGGGGTCCATACGCATTGTCCAGGCCGACTACCATGACAGCCATGGCAAGCTGATAAAACGCCATGTGGGGAAAAACCTGATCCTTCCTCCCCTGGGATCGGCCGATTACACGGTTCCCGAACAGGACAAAACAGGAGGTGCCGGCGCCAATTTCATTGTCACCTGGGAATCCGACCAGCCGGTCAACGAGCCCATCATCCAATCCCTGATGATCAGCACCCGCTCCTCTCTGGGCATATCGTTCATCTGCCCGGGCAAAACAATCCATGTTTCCCCATAA
- a CDS encoding CreA family protein: protein MKNILILLAVALAATSIALAEQIGSVDTAFKFLGPDDKIVVESFDDPEVAGVTCYLSRAKKGGVSGAMGIAEDTSDASLACRQTGKIVLPEKIRNNGHKGRKVFRKRTSILFKTMQVVRFYDQKRNVLVYLTYSDKLIDGSPKNSISCVTIRNREWE from the coding sequence ATGAAAAACATTCTGATCCTCCTTGCCGTTGCCCTGGCCGCAACCTCCATCGCCCTGGCCGAACAGATCGGTTCAGTGGACACAGCCTTCAAGTTCCTTGGCCCTGATGACAAGATCGTAGTGGAATCCTTTGACGATCCGGAGGTTGCCGGTGTGACCTGCTATCTGAGCAGGGCCAAGAAAGGAGGTGTATCCGGCGCCATGGGGATTGCCGAAGACACCTCGGATGCGTCCCTTGCGTGCAGACAGACGGGAAAGATCGTTCTCCCGGAGAAAATCCGCAACAACGGCCACAAAGGGCGCAAGGTGTTCAGAAAAAGGACTTCCATCCTGTTCAAGACCATGCAGGTCGTGCGGTTCTATGACCAAAAACGCAACGTGCTTGTCTACCTGACCTATAGCGACAAGCTCATTGATGGCTCGCCCAAGAATTCCATCTCCTGTGTCACCATCCGCAACCGGGAATGGGAATAG
- a CDS encoding YbgA family protein: MGKTIRVGVSACLLGEPVRYDGSHKRSRLLTDILAPYLEYVPVCPEVGCGMPVPREALRLTGNNPNMPRLETRTTHIDYTEQMQRWGNRELERLATLDLCGFIFTPKSPSSGMERVKVYNDKGVPVAKGVGIFARMFMDRFPLLPVEDSGRLYDPGLRENFIRRLFVMKRWRSMLEAGKTTGNLVAFHTRHKYMIMSQHLRGYKDMGRLVARGSELETDVLFDSYFAMLTKALSLKTTVNKNVNVLMHLMGYFKRDLLPDAKQELLEIIARYQSGHVPLIVPITMVNHYVRLYRQKYLEEQWYLHPHPVELQLLNHV, from the coding sequence ATGGGCAAAACCATTCGGGTCGGAGTGAGTGCGTGTCTCCTGGGGGAGCCTGTACGCTATGACGGATCGCACAAGCGCAGTCGTCTGCTGACCGATATTCTGGCTCCCTATCTGGAGTATGTTCCGGTATGTCCCGAGGTCGGGTGCGGTATGCCCGTTCCCCGGGAAGCCCTGCGATTGACGGGCAACAACCCGAACATGCCCCGGCTGGAGACCAGAACCACGCACATTGATTACACCGAGCAGATGCAACGCTGGGGAAACAGGGAGCTGGAACGGCTGGCAACCCTTGACCTGTGCGGATTCATTTTCACGCCCAAGTCTCCATCTTCGGGCATGGAGCGGGTCAAAGTCTATAACGACAAGGGGGTTCCCGTTGCCAAGGGGGTGGGCATATTTGCCCGCATGTTCATGGACCGTTTTCCCTTGCTGCCGGTGGAGGACAGTGGCCGGCTGTACGATCCCGGACTCAGGGAGAATTTCATCCGCAGGCTGTTTGTCATGAAACGGTGGCGGTCCATGCTGGAGGCGGGCAAAACCACGGGTAACCTGGTGGCCTTTCATACCCGGCACAAGTACATGATTATGTCCCAGCATCTCAGGGGATACAAGGACATGGGCCGATTGGTGGCCCGAGGCAGCGAGCTGGAAACCGACGTCCTGTTTGACAGCTATTTCGCCATGCTGACCAAAGCCTTGAGCCTTAAGACAACGGTGAACAAGAACGTCAATGTCCTCATGCACCTTATGGGATATTTCAAACGGGACCTCTTGCCGGATGCAAAACAGGAACTGCTGGAAATCATCGCCCGGTACCAAAGCGGTCATGTGCCCCTGATTGTTCCGATCACCATGGTCAATCATTATGTTCGTCTGTACAGGCAGAAGTATCTGGAGGAACAATGGTATCTCCATCCCCATCCCGTGGAACTCCAACTGCTCAATCATGTATGA
- a CDS encoding DUF2867 domain-containing protein produces the protein MNTTHKTVLVLGATGYVGGRLVPLLLDKGYHVRAGARSASKLACRPYARHPHLEIVPVDVLDQKALDSALAGCQAAFYLVHAMQSGVRNFSEIDRQAAQNMTAASSKAGLEQIIYLGGLGIQGKDLSEHLASRMEVGEVLMQGDVPVTWLRAAMILGAGSASFEILRYLVDRLPIMLTPKWVRNRCQPIAISNVLGYLTGCLEEPATLGQVFDIGGRDILSYEELFQIYAREAGLKPRIVISVPVLSPRLSSHWISLVTPLPANIARPLAEGLRNEVVCADMRIAELIPQKLLSCQEAIARILQRVRQQTVDTFWSDAGVVHTPEWVTCGDKEYAEGTVLSCNYATVLQARPAEVWETIRTIGGQRGWYYGNALWKLRGFVDKLMGGVGLRRGRRDPRHIRVGDALDFWRVLDVRKSHKLTLLAEMKVPGEALLEFTLTAQEGGRTELVQSARFLPRGLWGIVYWYLLAPFHVLIFKGMLRGISRHILCPVIRPPARVIAKPSCVVREPLDEEIRPCIVLTEDPLWRTTLRTFLAEQKSMVLATQSEAGPYCSLMVFAVTPDLTNIALATPRSTRKYENMIAHPVVSLLADNRENGDDDPHGAMAVTVLGTATELAGSPADSMKRLLMQAHPRLKDFLNDADTAVFAVSVSRYIVVEEFQDVQEIFVRQLNDQERA, from the coding sequence GTGAACACCACGCACAAAACCGTCCTTGTCCTTGGCGCGACCGGGTATGTGGGAGGTCGTCTCGTCCCCTTGCTGCTGGACAAGGGATACCATGTCCGGGCCGGAGCCCGTTCGGCTTCCAAACTGGCTTGCCGTCCCTACGCACGCCATCCCCATCTTGAAATCGTTCCCGTGGATGTCCTGGATCAAAAAGCCCTTGATTCGGCTCTGGCCGGATGCCAGGCGGCCTTTTATCTGGTGCATGCCATGCAGTCGGGCGTCAGGAATTTTTCCGAAATCGATCGCCAGGCTGCCCAGAACATGACGGCGGCCTCGTCCAAGGCTGGTCTTGAACAGATTATTTATCTGGGGGGGCTGGGGATACAGGGCAAGGACCTGAGCGAGCATCTTGCCTCGCGCATGGAAGTGGGAGAGGTCCTCATGCAGGGGGATGTACCCGTGACCTGGCTGCGAGCGGCCATGATTCTGGGAGCGGGGAGCGCGTCTTTCGAGATTCTCAGGTATCTTGTTGATCGGCTGCCCATCATGCTCACCCCCAAATGGGTCAGGAACCGGTGCCAGCCCATCGCCATCAGCAATGTGCTCGGCTATCTCACGGGATGTCTGGAGGAGCCGGCCACTTTGGGGCAGGTTTTTGATATTGGTGGGCGGGACATTCTTTCCTACGAGGAGCTTTTTCAGATCTACGCCAGAGAGGCGGGGCTCAAACCACGGATCGTTATTTCGGTGCCCGTGCTTTCCCCGAGGCTGAGTTCCCATTGGATCAGCCTTGTCACTCCCCTTCCGGCGAATATTGCCAGGCCTTTGGCCGAGGGACTCAGAAACGAGGTGGTGTGTGCGGATATGCGCATCGCCGAGCTCATTCCCCAGAAACTGCTGTCCTGTCAGGAGGCCATTGCCCGTATTCTTCAGCGGGTCCGGCAGCAGACCGTGGATACCTTCTGGAGTGATGCCGGTGTGGTGCATACGCCCGAATGGGTGACCTGCGGTGACAAGGAATATGCCGAAGGGACCGTGCTGTCATGCAACTATGCCACCGTGCTGCAGGCACGTCCTGCCGAGGTCTGGGAGACCATCCGGACCATCGGGGGGCAGCGGGGGTGGTACTATGGCAATGCCCTCTGGAAGTTGCGCGGTTTTGTGGACAAACTCATGGGCGGGGTCGGCCTTCGCCGGGGCCGGCGTGATCCCCGGCATATTCGGGTGGGAGACGCCCTGGATTTCTGGCGGGTTCTGGATGTGCGGAAGAGCCACAAGCTGACCCTTCTGGCAGAGATGAAGGTCCCTGGCGAAGCCCTGCTCGAGTTCACTCTTACCGCCCAGGAGGGAGGGCGGACCGAACTTGTGCAAAGCGCACGCTTTCTTCCCCGGGGACTGTGGGGAATCGTGTACTGGTATCTGCTCGCCCCGTTTCACGTCCTGATCTTCAAGGGGATGCTTCGCGGGATTTCCCGCCACATCCTTTGTCCGGTGATCAGACCGCCAGCCAGGGTGATCGCCAAACCGTCCTGTGTTGTGCGCGAACCGCTGGACGAAGAGATTCGGCCCTGCATCGTGCTCACCGAGGACCCCTTGTGGCGCACGACCCTGCGAACCTTTTTGGCGGAACAGAAGAGCATGGTCCTGGCCACCCAGTCGGAAGCAGGCCCCTACTGCAGCCTGATGGTCTTTGCCGTGACTCCTGATCTGACGAACATCGCGCTGGCCACTCCCAGATCGACCCGCAAGTACGAAAACATGATCGCCCATCCCGTGGTTTCCCTGTTGGCAGATAACCGGGAGAATGGGGATGACGATCCCCACGGGGCCATGGCCGTGACCGTTCTTGGGACCGCAACCGAGCTTGCCGGTAGTCCGGCGGACTCCATGAAACGGCTGCTTATGCAGGCGCATCCCCGGCTGAAGGATTTTTTGAACGATGCGGATACAGCCGTGTTTGCCGTGAGCGTATCCCGGTATATCGTTGTCGAGGAGTTTCAGGATGTTCAGGAAATATTTGTCCGTCAGCTCAATGACCAGGAGCGTGCATGA
- the phrB gene encoding deoxyribodipyrimidine photo-lyase, with protein MMAAVHPDRIRRLNQAVQGAGPVVYWMSRDQRVDDNWALIHAADMARQARVPLHILFCLTGSFGEACIRQYDFMMQGLVETWARARERGLCLRIRPGHPPDVVRSFARACNAGLVVTDFDPLRIKQEWKRELLQHLDIPVHEVDAHNIVPVWRVSDKQEYAARTIRPRIQRLLAEFLEPFPVWEALPEQDIPCVEPDGEDLMAGLEVDRTVLPVAGITPGYTGGMDRMHAFMAHGLDRYDRASRDPNANGLSRLSPWLHFGQIAAQRVVLEAVASPRTQGQQAFLEQIIIRRELADNYCLHNPHYDSLEGIPAWGRATLDKHRHDVREYVYSTDALEKAATHDSLWNAAQQEMRRTGIMHGYMRMYWAKKILEWSKTPEDALATAIRLNDRYGLDGRDPNGYVGVLWSMGGLHDRPWKERPVFGTVRFMSADGCKRKFDVHEYIGNNSP; from the coding sequence ATGATGGCAGCTGTGCATCCGGACCGCATCCGCAGGTTGAACCAGGCTGTGCAGGGCGCAGGCCCGGTGGTCTACTGGATGAGCCGGGACCAGCGGGTGGATGACAATTGGGCCTTGATTCATGCGGCAGACATGGCCCGGCAGGCGCGGGTCCCCCTGCATATTCTCTTCTGTCTGACTGGCTCTTTTGGAGAGGCATGCATCCGCCAGTATGATTTCATGATGCAGGGACTTGTGGAGACATGGGCGCGGGCACGGGAGAGGGGGCTTTGCCTGAGGATTCGACCGGGACATCCTCCTGATGTGGTTCGGTCGTTTGCCAGAGCGTGCAATGCCGGGCTTGTTGTCACGGATTTCGATCCCCTGCGCATCAAGCAGGAATGGAAACGGGAACTGCTGCAGCATCTCGATATTCCGGTGCACGAGGTGGATGCGCATAACATCGTGCCTGTCTGGCGGGTTTCGGACAAGCAGGAATACGCAGCCAGAACCATTCGTCCCAGAATCCAGCGTTTGCTGGCCGAATTTCTGGAGCCATTCCCCGTATGGGAAGCATTGCCGGAACAGGACATACCCTGCGTTGAGCCCGATGGGGAAGATCTCATGGCCGGTCTTGAGGTGGACCGTACGGTTCTGCCCGTTGCCGGAATCACGCCCGGTTATACAGGGGGCATGGACCGGATGCACGCTTTCATGGCCCACGGCCTGGACCGCTACGACCGGGCCAGCAGGGACCCCAATGCCAACGGGCTTTCAAGGCTTTCACCCTGGCTTCACTTCGGTCAGATCGCGGCCCAGCGCGTGGTCCTGGAAGCGGTGGCGTCACCGCGTACCCAAGGGCAGCAGGCCTTTCTGGAGCAAATCATCATCCGGCGGGAGCTGGCGGACAATTACTGCCTGCACAATCCGCACTACGATTCCCTTGAGGGAATACCCGCCTGGGGCCGGGCCACCCTGGACAAGCACCGCCACGATGTCCGTGAATATGTGTACAGCACGGACGCCCTGGAAAAAGCCGCAACCCATGATTCCTTGTGGAATGCGGCCCAGCAGGAGATGAGGCGAACAGGTATCATGCACGGATACATGCGCATGTACTGGGCCAAGAAAATCCTTGAGTGGTCGAAAACACCCGAGGATGCCCTTGCCACGGCCATCCGTCTCAACGACCGGTACGGACTTGATGGCCGGGATCCCAACGGCTACGTGGGCGTGCTCTGGTCCATGGGCGGACTGCACGACCGGCCATGGAAGGAACGGCCGGTGTTCGGCACGGTCAGGTTCATGAGCGCGGACGGCTGCAAGCGGAAATTTGATGTGCACGAATATATCGGGAACAACTCACCCTAG
- a CDS encoding YgaP family membrane protein: MRCNVGKSERIIRVFIGLSLLGLGAVFDSWWGAVGIIPLLTAAIGWCPLSSLLGFSTCRDDKELIPDSATKDTKKPLRMR, encoded by the coding sequence ATGCGATGCAATGTCGGAAAGAGCGAACGGATCATTCGTGTGTTCATTGGCCTGTCCCTGCTTGGCCTGGGGGCGGTTTTCGATTCCTGGTGGGGGGCTGTGGGGATCATCCCGCTGCTGACCGCGGCCATCGGCTGGTGTCCCCTGAGTTCCCTATTGGGATTTTCCACGTGCCGTGATGACAAGGAACTCATTCCTGATTCGGCCACCAAGGATACCAAAAAACCCCTGAGAATGCGATAA
- a CDS encoding translocation/assembly module TamB domain-containing protein: MKKNRFSSILRPMILLGGSGLVLVVVIGLVLLGALTTQPGLKLLEHGVNRFQSTTRISGLHGNLWGRFGVEQCSLADANGTWLTINDLGCQWEPVRLFHKKLHILSVQAARMDLARWPEATETTSPTPSTRFSLQTPWWFPALTINKLGIARLGLGTDIPGSVPLLTLEGSAELTSFTGPGRIQVHLHPLDQTTPQLDFSALLDDDSLQCSGRYDDPAGLTTAFLAGYADPLPITIHFQGSGQARAYQGTLTAKADTMGTVQMRGQWSQHNGSLKGTVLLEQHGQLADLADTIGEQIGVDLQASTDRLGQELTTDFALAGTWMTLSGTSRVRLDQNNTDTSFELRHNDPNRLGVFLGMGIRKLAPLTGSIKGPLTSPTLWCSVTAGLLESDQIRMENPRISLHAQPSPDTGTTYAATLHVSLADIILPDILHSGPVDIRTMFDALGGKQVQVRLQTTGPLQMQGSGSFTPESGTVSAAFSGNATLGTLLTPDLGPVPESMTLSGQVQGNVVNRQGTGQLAMRCGRFTRGPDWLHALLGPSSTLQLATTINPHVITLTSLTLNATHVQAAGNGTVWPDRQAYQANVKGTLQTAPLGLDPAHLRAMDLTSELAGNSDRLSCAVSALPVTTPTSTFPLTRIAANATLNNLNTAPAGTWAARMQTVSGPLDLSGDLNLTTGVAIPHGKLQGLGLKGTFLVDMPSNKPLTTVRGHMAASSLEPVGTLLQQPVKGSLDMTGSYTGTSDTRRLSLSGWAHDLAYGQTLTIAGANLNRLHLDMDRPDQPDLELTIDNIAAGNLHLEKTLFRTAREGTGVHLAMEVEGTRPARMQLALEGQTRSDHQGRSLRLNTLEGAWDRIPIRLVAPTELSGSNTTLQLDPTTLTLGNGTLHARMHQDAQQIHASLDLKDFPLASLQRLAPVPLPAGNLTAQASLEGPLEYPNVQTTVLIDHLAERPSQDDDALAGTLRINAHTTRDRLEATASLSGLGSPPLRIAADLPFALGLRPFKALMSKTDPLKVTAQGKIDLATLGDILAPADLEMAGNLDLDAAATGTMNAPRLSGTLRLDKGRIEYVRTGTLVEQLQALIRLNTDQIILESCSATDGETGRLEAQGSLTIPLQNPLSYEISTSLHGTRLLATDTLTAWVDGTCKAHGNASETWLRGNVTIPRADLDISRNPDPSLVPVAVREIHVQPEHQVVPEAQASPPADINLDMAVTIPGRMFVRGRGLESEWKGALKVTGKTAAPAISGTLTSVRGSLAFAGRDLNLTTGNIQFDGAYPPNPVLNIITTASIKSTDVQVKVQGTAQKPDLLMEASPSLPEDEILALLLFGSSAAQLNPMQALQLANTTRNLTGNRKQSGSNLMGFIRSLLGVDTIKVGSENSDGEMQVGVGKYLTDSIYVELEKGLTSDEDAVSAEMELTPNIGVETEVGTDSTGKAGIYWKRDY, translated from the coding sequence ATGAAAAAAAATCGTTTTTCATCAATCCTTCGTCCCATGATCCTGCTGGGCGGCAGTGGCCTGGTTCTGGTCGTTGTCATCGGCCTTGTTCTGCTTGGTGCGCTGACCACCCAGCCTGGCCTGAAACTACTGGAACACGGCGTGAACCGGTTTCAGTCCACAACACGCATCTCCGGGTTGCATGGCAATCTGTGGGGACGCTTTGGGGTGGAACAATGCTCCCTGGCCGATGCCAACGGGACCTGGCTGACCATCAACGACCTGGGATGCCAATGGGAACCGGTACGCCTGTTCCACAAGAAGCTGCACATCCTTTCTGTCCAGGCTGCACGTATGGACCTTGCCCGCTGGCCCGAAGCAACAGAAACGACCAGCCCGACCCCATCAACCCGGTTTTCCCTGCAAACCCCATGGTGGTTTCCGGCATTGACCATCAACAAGCTGGGCATTGCACGCCTGGGACTTGGAACCGACATCCCCGGGTCCGTCCCCCTTCTGACCCTTGAGGGATCTGCCGAGCTGACCTCCTTTACCGGGCCCGGCAGGATTCAGGTCCACCTGCATCCCCTTGACCAGACAACCCCGCAACTTGATTTCTCAGCCCTGCTGGATGACGATTCCCTGCAATGCTCGGGCAGGTATGACGATCCAGCAGGGCTGACAACCGCCTTTCTTGCCGGGTATGCCGATCCCCTTCCCATTACGATCCATTTCCAGGGATCGGGTCAGGCCCGCGCCTATCAGGGGACCCTCACGGCCAAGGCCGATACAATGGGAACGGTCCAGATGCGCGGACAATGGTCCCAACACAACGGGAGCCTCAAGGGCACGGTTCTCCTGGAACAGCACGGTCAGCTGGCAGACCTTGCCGACACCATAGGTGAACAGATCGGGGTGGATTTGCAGGCATCCACAGACCGGCTTGGGCAGGAACTCACCACGGATTTTGCGCTTGCAGGTACATGGATGACCCTGTCCGGCACCAGCAGGGTGCGCCTTGACCAAAACAACACGGACACCTCCTTTGAACTGCGCCACAATGACCCCAACCGGCTGGGCGTCTTCCTGGGAATGGGGATCCGCAAACTCGCGCCTCTCACCGGCTCCATCAAGGGCCCCCTGACCAGCCCGACCCTATGGTGTTCCGTGACGGCCGGATTGCTGGAATCCGACCAGATCCGCATGGAAAACCCACGCATCAGCCTGCATGCCCAACCGTCTCCGGACACCGGGACAACCTATGCGGCAACTTTGCATGTGTCCCTGGCCGACATTATCCTGCCTGATATCCTGCACAGTGGCCCGGTAGACATCAGGACCATGTTTGACGCCCTGGGTGGCAAACAGGTTCAGGTACGCCTGCAGACAACCGGTCCGCTTCAGATGCAAGGATCCGGTTCCTTTACCCCTGAATCCGGCACCGTATCGGCCGCATTTTCCGGCAATGCCACCTTGGGCACCCTCCTGACTCCAGACCTGGGTCCGGTGCCCGAATCAATGACCCTTTCCGGCCAGGTCCAGGGCAATGTAGTGAACCGCCAGGGAACAGGGCAACTTGCCATGCGGTGCGGCCGATTCACCCGGGGACCGGATTGGCTGCATGCCCTTCTTGGCCCTTCCAGTACCCTGCAGCTTGCAACAACAATCAACCCCCATGTCATCACCCTCACCTCACTGACCCTGAACGCCACCCATGTTCAAGCGGCCGGCAATGGCACCGTGTGGCCGGACAGGCAGGCGTACCAGGCCAATGTGAAAGGAACCCTCCAGACGGCACCTTTGGGACTGGACCCGGCCCATCTCAGGGCCATGGACCTGACATCAGAACTTGCCGGAAATTCTGACCGCCTTTCGTGTGCCGTGTCGGCTCTCCCGGTCACAACACCGACCTCGACCTTTCCCCTGACACGGATTGCCGCCAACGCCACACTGAACAATCTGAACACGGCCCCCGCAGGAACCTGGGCCGCGCGCATGCAAACCGTTTCCGGGCCTTTGGACCTGAGCGGAGACCTGAACCTGACAACAGGCGTGGCCATCCCTCACGGCAAGTTGCAGGGACTGGGGCTCAAGGGCACCTTTCTGGTGGATATGCCGTCCAACAAACCGTTAACAACGGTTCGCGGTCATATGGCGGCCTCCTCGCTGGAACCCGTGGGAACATTGCTGCAGCAACCCGTGAAGGGATCCCTGGACATGACAGGGAGCTACACAGGTACCAGTGATACCCGACGGCTGAGCCTTTCCGGATGGGCACACGATCTGGCATACGGCCAGACCCTCACCATTGCCGGTGCCAACCTGAACCGGCTGCATCTGGACATGGATCGACCCGACCAGCCCGATCTGGAACTGACCATTGACAACATTGCTGCCGGAAATCTGCATCTGGAAAAGACCCTGTTCCGCACAGCCCGTGAAGGCACAGGCGTTCATCTCGCCATGGAAGTCGAGGGGACCAGACCGGCCCGAATGCAACTGGCTCTTGAAGGCCAGACCCGATCAGATCACCAGGGCAGATCCCTGCGCCTGAACACCCTGGAGGGAGCCTGGGACAGGATACCGATCCGTCTTGTCGCCCCCACCGAACTTTCCGGCAGCAACACCACCCTGCAACTGGACCCCACCACCCTGACTCTTGGAAACGGCACACTTCACGCAAGGATGCATCAGGATGCGCAGCAGATCCATGCATCCTTGGATCTCAAGGATTTCCCCCTGGCCTCCCTGCAACGCCTCGCCCCCGTTCCGTTGCCTGCGGGCAACCTGACGGCCCAGGCCTCCCTTGAAGGGCCTCTTGAATACCCCAACGTGCAAACCACTGTGCTGATCGACCATCTGGCGGAACGCCCGTCCCAAGATGATGATGCCCTGGCGGGAACCCTGCGCATCAATGCCCATACCACCCGGGACCGTCTGGAAGCCACGGCCTCCCTGTCGGGGCTGGGATCTCCCCCCCTGCGTATTGCCGCCGACCTGCCCTTCGCCCTTGGCCTACGTCCTTTCAAGGCCCTGATGTCCAAGACCGATCCACTAAAGGTCACGGCGCAGGGGAAAATTGACCTGGCAACACTCGGCGATATCCTCGCCCCTGCCGATCTTGAGATGGCGGGCAATCTGGATCTGGATGCGGCAGCAACCGGAACCATGAACGCCCCCAGGCTCTCCGGAACCCTGCGTCTGGACAAGGGGCGGATCGAGTATGTCCGCACCGGTACGCTTGTCGAACAGCTCCAGGCCCTGATCCGTCTGAACACCGACCAGATCATCCTGGAATCATGTTCCGCCACAGACGGGGAAACAGGCCGCCTGGAGGCCCAGGGCAGCCTGACCATCCCGTTACAAAATCCCCTGTCCTATGAGATCTCGACCAGCCTGCATGGCACCCGGCTGCTGGCCACCGACACGCTGACGGCATGGGTGGATGGAACCTGCAAGGCCCACGGAAATGCCAGCGAAACATGGCTCCGTGGCAACGTGACCATCCCCAGGGCCGATCTGGATATTTCCCGCAACCCGGATCCCAGTCTTGTCCCGGTGGCCGTTCGGGAAATCCATGTGCAACCCGAACATCAGGTGGTGCCCGAGGCGCAGGCATCACCCCCTGCAGACATCAATCTGGACATGGCCGTGACCATTCCCGGTCGCATGTTCGTGCGCGGCCGGGGACTGGAGTCCGAATGGAAAGGTGCACTCAAGGTCACCGGGAAAACAGCAGCCCCTGCCATCAGCGGCACCCTGACATCCGTCCGCGGTTCCCTGGCCTTTGCCGGGCGGGATCTGAACCTGACAACAGGAAACATACAATTTGATGGCGCATACCCGCCCAACCCCGTTTTAAACATCATCACAACGGCCAGCATCAAATCCACTGACGTCCAGGTCAAGGTTCAGGGAACTGCCCAGAAACCGGACCTGCTCATGGAGGCCTCCCCCAGCCTGCCGGAAGACGAAATCCTGGCCCTGCTCCTGTTCGGGTCCTCGGCAGCCCAACTCAACCCCATGCAGGCCCTCCAGCTGGCCAACACGACACGCAACCTGACCGGAAACAGGAAACAAAGCGGCTCCAATCTCATGGGATTCATCCGTTCGCTGCTCGGTGTGGACACCATCAAGGTGGGCTCGGAGAATAGTGACGGAGAAATGCAGGTCGGCGTTGGCAAATATCTGACCGACTCCATCTATGTGGAACTGGAAAAGGGACTGACCTCGGATGAGGACGCCGTATCTGCGGAAATGGAACTGACCCCCAATATTGGCGTGGAAACAGAGGTGGGCACGGATTCCACCGGCAAGGCGGGGATTTATTGGAAGCGGGATTATTGA